The following proteins come from a genomic window of Deinococcus sp. KSM4-11:
- a CDS encoding SIS domain-containing protein, whose amino-acid sequence MNPTLRSITEQFHYWHQAAVPGALHSGEPHVLLGCGTSYYLAQSVAAALNVAGVHALAVPGSEWLGRPDAYLPAGTHPRVIAFSRSGESTETVEAARRSQELGLHVTALTCEAGSALTRHADTVLYTQTHPEEGIVMTSSASLMMLTGLRLAGLPYGDPEISAAEALLRQMHSTCGDVIAGRSHFVFLGAGELYGVAQEGALKLQEMSLTYTQAYHPMEYRHGPVSLVDERTVVVMLAHPDSATEDARLVDELRAKGARVIGFGVGADLTLDVQGTAMNRAVTVLPALQVLGECVAQAKGLDTTAPRWLTKVVTLA is encoded by the coding sequence ATGAACCCGACCCTCCGCAGCATCACCGAACAATTCCACTACTGGCACCAGGCCGCCGTGCCTGGAGCCCTGCACAGTGGAGAGCCCCATGTCCTGCTGGGCTGTGGTACCTCGTATTACCTGGCCCAGAGCGTGGCCGCCGCGCTGAACGTGGCGGGCGTTCACGCGCTGGCCGTGCCGGGCAGCGAGTGGCTTGGCCGCCCGGACGCCTATCTTCCGGCGGGCACGCACCCACGCGTGATCGCGTTCTCGCGCAGCGGCGAGTCCACCGAGACCGTCGAGGCCGCACGCCGCAGCCAGGAACTGGGCCTGCACGTCACGGCCCTGACCTGCGAGGCGGGCAGCGCCCTGACCCGCCACGCGGACACTGTGCTGTACACGCAGACGCATCCGGAGGAGGGCATCGTGATGACGTCCTCGGCCAGCCTGATGATGCTCACCGGCCTGAGACTGGCCGGACTACCCTACGGCGACCCGGAGATCAGCGCGGCCGAGGCCCTGCTCCGGCAGATGCACTCGACCTGCGGGGACGTGATCGCGGGCCGGTCGCACTTCGTGTTCCTCGGCGCAGGCGAACTGTACGGCGTCGCCCAGGAGGGTGCGCTGAAACTGCAGGAAATGAGCCTGACCTACACGCAGGCGTACCACCCGATGGAGTACCGCCACGGCCCGGTCAGCCTGGTGGACGAGCGCACGGTGGTCGTGATGCTCGCGCACCCGGACAGCGCCACCGAGGACGCGCGGCTGGTGGACGAACTGCGCGCCAAGGGCGCGCGCGTGATCGGCTTTGGCGTCGGCGCCGATCTGACGCTGGACGTGCAGGGCACCGCCATGAACCGCGCGGTCACGGTGCTTCCAGCGCTTCAGGTGCTGGGCGAATGCGTGGCGCAGGCCAAGGGGCTGGATACGACCGCTCCGCGCTGGCTGAC
- a CDS encoding sugar ABC transporter substrate-binding protein codes for MTKTLLLLAALSATAVSTATAATTIDYATWDGTRQTADEALIAAYNKSQSDVVVKYNLVPWGVYWQKAAAMTAGGSGFDVMWMNLDNFPFYQSQGALAPITLDAKTSSTLPTVRANPYRVGGQLYGVPLGPQPVTVYINRALFKERGVPVPTTSWTYAQMLDAAKKLTFMKDGKQIYGINGADLQSDLEYGMSFYYGAGGQGLIKKTGDTYAPNLDATFQKTSQMLLDLIYKDKVAPGPQAATQQGYQMFLAGQMGILVQGSWMVSTWDQNKDLDWAFAPFPSVDGKQPRPVVSAHALVIPKASKNQAAAQKFVTWMNTSTQAQRMLAQRGLLPTLAEQYKSQYLAALPGRNAQTVFAQLPNSVVINADLRSLKSLPEVLTVLNQKLNLAWTGNAKLPDAISQASAGMADLLKQSK; via the coding sequence ATGACCAAGACCCTGCTCCTGCTCGCCGCCCTGTCCGCCACCGCCGTCTCGACCGCCACCGCCGCCACTACCATCGACTACGCCACGTGGGACGGCACCCGCCAGACCGCCGACGAGGCCCTGATCGCCGCGTACAACAAGTCCCAGTCGGACGTGGTCGTGAAGTACAACCTGGTGCCGTGGGGCGTGTACTGGCAAAAGGCCGCCGCCATGACCGCCGGGGGTTCCGGCTTCGACGTGATGTGGATGAACCTCGACAACTTCCCCTTCTACCAGTCGCAGGGGGCGCTGGCGCCCATCACGTTAGACGCCAAGACATCCTCTACGCTGCCCACGGTGCGCGCGAATCCGTACCGCGTGGGCGGGCAGCTCTACGGCGTGCCGCTCGGGCCCCAGCCGGTCACGGTGTACATCAACCGCGCGCTGTTCAAGGAGCGGGGTGTCCCGGTGCCCACGACCTCGTGGACGTACGCGCAGATGCTCGACGCCGCGAAGAAACTGACGTTCATGAAAGACGGCAAGCAGATCTACGGCATCAACGGCGCCGACCTGCAGTCCGACCTGGAGTACGGCATGAGCTTCTACTACGGCGCGGGCGGCCAGGGCCTGATCAAGAAGACCGGCGACACCTACGCCCCGAACCTCGACGCGACCTTCCAGAAGACCTCGCAGATGCTGCTGGATCTGATCTACAAGGACAAGGTCGCGCCTGGCCCGCAGGCCGCCACACAGCAGGGGTACCAGATGTTCCTGGCGGGGCAGATGGGCATCCTGGTGCAGGGCAGCTGGATGGTGTCCACCTGGGATCAGAACAAGGATCTGGACTGGGCCTTCGCGCCCTTCCCCAGCGTGGACGGCAAGCAGCCCCGGCCGGTGGTGAGCGCGCACGCGCTGGTGATTCCCAAGGCCAGCAAGAACCAGGCGGCCGCGCAGAAGTTCGTCACCTGGATGAACACCTCCACGCAGGCGCAGCGGATGTTGGCCCAGCGCGGCCTGCTGCCCACGCTGGCCGAACAGTACAAGAGCCAATACCTCGCGGCGCTGCCCGGCCGGAACGCGCAGACGGTGTTCGCGCAGTTGCCGAACTCGGTGGTCATCAACGCGGATCTGCGCTCGCTCAAGAGCCTGCCGGAAGTCCTGACGGTGCTGAACCAGAAGTTGAACCTCGCGTGGACCGGCAATGCCAAGCTGCCCGACGCGATCTCGCAGGCGTCTGCCGGCATGGCCGACCTCCTCAAGCAGAGCAAGTGA